From a single Stomoxys calcitrans chromosome 4, idStoCalc2.1, whole genome shotgun sequence genomic region:
- the LOC106086600 gene encoding trypsin beta, translating to MLGFGSVLVICLLLVKGSSAGEAPSTHKRSDPRRIGIGEYTKIECAPFIVSIQRDGYHFCSGSLIAPNYVVTAGVCVFGQNTKNLMIRAGSSCTKNGGQLVPVKDYLINHNFNPITKRGDIAVILLKHAVVINGVTTRTIGRPQRLQLPTSCGGGYIYGWEQMRTAGFLPNTRLKRAPVLIGRQLPCGTAYRHNECSIHAGNLCAVTHNFNSCVGDIGSPVVRKNLIVAVVSWCRGCAQIPLPCVLSSMSYFDAFITNATRILNDELNRVCPKP from the coding sequence ATGTTAGGTTTCGGTAGTGTGTTGGTCATTTGCCTGCTGCTGGTTAAGGGATCTTCGGCTGGAGAGGCCCCTTCCACGCATAAACGTTCTGATCCGAGGCGCATTGGTATTGGTGAATACACCAAAATCGAATGCGCTCCCTTTATTGTGTCCATCCAACGAGACGGTTATCACTTCTGCAGTGGTTCCCTAATCGCCCCAAACTATGTGGTCACCGCTGGCGTTTGTGTATTTGGTCAAAACACCAAGAACCTTATGATACGAGCCGGTTCTTCTTGCACCAAAAACGGTGGACAATTGGTGCCGGTTAAGGACTACCTAATCAATCACAACTTTAATCCTATAACTAAACGAGGTGACATTGCCGTCATATTGCTGAAACACGCTGTGGTCATAAACGGTGTTACCACACGGACCATCGGCAGACCACAGAGACTTCAATTGCCCACAAGTTGTGGCGGCGGCTATATATATGGCTGGGAACAAATGCGAACGGCAGGATTTCTGCCCAATACTCGACTGAAGAGGGCGCCGGTTTTGATTGGTCGTCAACTGCCATGTGGTACGGCATACCGCCACAATGAGTGCTCAATACATGCTGGAAATCTGTGTGCCGTAACCCACAATTTTAATTCTTGCGTTGGTGATATTGGCAGTCCAGTGGTAAGGAAAAATCTGATTGTTGCCGTTGTTTCCTGGTGCAGAGGCTGTGCTCAGATTCCACTGCCATGCGTGCTTTCATCAATGTCCTATTTCGATGCATTTATCACCAACGCAACAAGAATCTTAAACGACGAATTGAACAGAGTTTGTCCGAAACCCTAA